A window of Apium graveolens cultivar Ventura chromosome 8, ASM990537v1, whole genome shotgun sequence contains these coding sequences:
- the LOC141677765 gene encoding nicotinamide adenine dinucleotide transporter 1, chloroplastic isoform X1, producing MTAGVRSARDIVCDAGAGASAGAIAATIMCPLDVIKTRLQVHGLTELSRSGHKGGIIITSFQNIIRAEGVKGLYRGLSPTLVALLPNWAVYFAVYGNLKTLLHSHADSSGQLTIGANIIAAAGAGAATAIATNPLWVVKTRLQTQGMRPGVVPYKSTLSALRQIFLEEGIRGWYSGLLPSLVGISHVAIQFPAYENIKSYLAKKDNTTTSELSAGKVAIASSLAKIGASVVTYPHEVIRSRLQEQGQVRNLKPQYAGGLDCLKKVIQKDGFSGLYRGCATNLLRTTPSAVITFTAYEMIHQLLDRKLPPDKKHSKACPKAEDCANQSKHLEGTGVGNDLKINRSEITSNKQTPIIPLRTQIK from the exons ATGACCGCCGGCGTCCGAAGCGCTAGAGACATCGTTTGTGACGCCGGCGCTGGTGCTTCAGCTG GTGCTATAGCTGCGACTATTATGTGCCCCCTGGATGTGATCAAGACAAGGTTGCAAGTTCATGGCTTAACTGAATTGTCTCGTTCTGGTCATAAAG GGGGCATCATTATCACCAGCTTTCAAAATATAATACGAGCCGAGGGTGTGAAGGGCTTATATCGTGGACTATCACCAACATTGGTTGCTCTACTTCCAAACTGGGCA GTGTACTTTGCAGTTTACGGGAATCTCAAAACCCTGCTCCATTCACATG CAGACAGCAGTGGCCAGCTTACGATTGGTGCTAATATTATAGCTGCTGCAGGAGCCGGTGCAGCAACAGCAATTGCAACAAATCCGCTTTGGGTTGTTAAGACTAGGCTTCAG ACACAGGGCATGAGACCTGGCGTGGTTCCTTACAAAAGCACACTTTCGGCCTTGAGACAAATTTTTCTTGAGGAAGGGATTCGGGGATGGTACAG CGGCCTTCTTCCCTCTCTTGTTGGGATAAGCCATGTCGCTATCCAGTTTCCAGCATATGAAAATATAAAATCCTATCTGGCGAAAAAAG ATAATACCACCACCAGTGAGCTAAGTGCTGGTAAAGTCGCAATTGCATCTTCACTTGCTAAAATAGGTGCTTCTGTAGTGACTTACCCGCATGAG GTCATACGATCTAGACTTCAAGAACAAGGACAGGTCAGGAATTTAAAACCACAATATGCTGGTGGCCTTGATTGTCTGAAGAAGGTGATCCAAAAGGATGGCTTTTCTGGTTTATATCGTGGGTGCGCCACCAACTTACTGAGAACAACTCCATCTGCTGTTATTACATTCACCGCGTATGAGATGATACATCAACTTTTGGACCGGAAACTACCTCCGGACAAGAAGCATTCAAAAGCCTGTCCTAAAGCTGAAGATTGTGCGAATCAAAGCAAGCATTTAGAAGGGACTGGTGTAGGAAATGACTTAAAAATAAACAGATCAGAAATCACATCTAACAAGCAGACTCCTATAATACCTTTGAGAACACAGATCAAGTAA
- the LOC141677765 gene encoding nicotinamide adenine dinucleotide transporter 2, mitochondrial isoform X3, with protein MTAGVRSARDIVCDAGAGASAGGIIITSFQNIIRAEGVKGLYRGLSPTLVALLPNWAVYFAVYGNLKTLLHSHADSSGQLTIGANIIAAAGAGAATAIATNPLWVVKTRLQTQGMRPGVVPYKSTLSALRQIFLEEGIRGWYSGLLPSLVGISHVAIQFPAYENIKSYLAKKDNTTTSELSAGKVAIASSLAKIGASVVTYPHEVIRSRLQEQGQVRNLKPQYAGGLDCLKKVIQKDGFSGLYRGCATNLLRTTPSAVITFTAYEMIHQLLDRKLPPDKKHSKACPKAEDCANQSKHLEGTGVGNDLKINRSEITSNKQTPIIPLRTQIK; from the exons ATGACCGCCGGCGTCCGAAGCGCTAGAGACATCGTTTGTGACGCCGGCGCTGGTGCTTCAGCTG GGGGCATCATTATCACCAGCTTTCAAAATATAATACGAGCCGAGGGTGTGAAGGGCTTATATCGTGGACTATCACCAACATTGGTTGCTCTACTTCCAAACTGGGCA GTGTACTTTGCAGTTTACGGGAATCTCAAAACCCTGCTCCATTCACATG CAGACAGCAGTGGCCAGCTTACGATTGGTGCTAATATTATAGCTGCTGCAGGAGCCGGTGCAGCAACAGCAATTGCAACAAATCCGCTTTGGGTTGTTAAGACTAGGCTTCAG ACACAGGGCATGAGACCTGGCGTGGTTCCTTACAAAAGCACACTTTCGGCCTTGAGACAAATTTTTCTTGAGGAAGGGATTCGGGGATGGTACAG CGGCCTTCTTCCCTCTCTTGTTGGGATAAGCCATGTCGCTATCCAGTTTCCAGCATATGAAAATATAAAATCCTATCTGGCGAAAAAAG ATAATACCACCACCAGTGAGCTAAGTGCTGGTAAAGTCGCAATTGCATCTTCACTTGCTAAAATAGGTGCTTCTGTAGTGACTTACCCGCATGAG GTCATACGATCTAGACTTCAAGAACAAGGACAGGTCAGGAATTTAAAACCACAATATGCTGGTGGCCTTGATTGTCTGAAGAAGGTGATCCAAAAGGATGGCTTTTCTGGTTTATATCGTGGGTGCGCCACCAACTTACTGAGAACAACTCCATCTGCTGTTATTACATTCACCGCGTATGAGATGATACATCAACTTTTGGACCGGAAACTACCTCCGGACAAGAAGCATTCAAAAGCCTGTCCTAAAGCTGAAGATTGTGCGAATCAAAGCAAGCATTTAGAAGGGACTGGTGTAGGAAATGACTTAAAAATAAACAGATCAGAAATCACATCTAACAAGCAGACTCCTATAATACCTTTGAGAACACAGATCAAGTAA
- the LOC141677764 gene encoding LEAF RUST 10 DISEASE-RESISTANCE LOCUS RECEPTOR-LIKE PROTEIN KINASE-like 1.2 yields the protein MTFVDHFLIMNMKFVQCCVFISICLLCEPHGSFCEDRQSEACEKIRYCGKHIIRFPFHIQEESYCRYPGFNLTCVENETLVPDISRDLYQVKDIFYSNNSLRVSNVFSSDSDSCSLPKISNLLLPSDGRFKLHSSVNLILSSNCTPQSAKRLSSYKVGCDLKTNDTDWVLVMRSSDPNIRYAYEACKSVAVVPVSSHSGDDDDDDDDYLALLRNGFVLKWNATNCSDCKPHKETRLAVILGTVVPGACIIPLLSVLLILWRRKKSKHRSLEMNTSTDIENGASYFGIHVFSYKELQEATNNFDPSKQLGEGGFGTVYYGKLRDGRDVAVKRCYEKSYRRVEQFMNEIHILTLLRHRNLVILYGSTSQQSGDLLLVYEYISNGTLADHIHGDKSNSEPLIWPVRMNIAIETAKALSYLHRCDIIHRDVKTNNILLDKNFCVKVADFGLSRLFPTDVTHVSTAPQGTPGYVDPEYHQCYQLTSKSDVYSFGVVLVELISSLPAVDINRQRNSINLANLAIDKIQKSALHELIDPNLGQETSTVRMTTSVAALAFRCLQLDKDLRPTMDEVLECLEQIQSIDLSKNAALPLHEGDEDALLKDSSKLMNSPVAVTDRWNSTSTTHSTSE from the exons ATGACTTTTGTTGATCATTTCTTGATCATGAATATGAAGTTTGTGCAATGTTGTGTTTTCATTAGCATTTGTCTCCTTTGTGAACCACACGGATCATTCTGCGAAGATCGACAGTCTGAAGCATGCGAGAAGATCAGATATTGTGGGAAGCATATCATTCGATTCCCGTTTCACATTCAAGAAGAATCGTATTGCAGATACCCCGGATTCAACCTCACTTGTGTAGAGAATGAAACCTTAGTACCTGATATATCCCGAGACTTGTACCAAGTTAAGGATATATTCTACAGCAACAATTCTCTTCGCGTTTCTAATGTTTTCAGTTCAGACAGTGATTCATGCAGCCTTCCTAAAATTAGCAACTTACTGTTGCCTAGTGATGGTCGTTTTAAGCTACACAGCAGCGTAAATCTGATTTTGTCATCGAACTGTACTCCCCAGTCTGCTAAGAGACTTTCTAGCTATAAAGTTGGATGTGATCTTAAGACAAATGATACAGATTGGGTTCTGGTAATGAGAAGTAGTGATCCAAACATAAGATATGCATATGAGGCGTGTAAATCTGTAGCAGTGGTCCCTGTAAGTAGTCACAGTGGAGACGACGacgatgatgatgatgattatcTGGCATTGTTGAGAAATGGATTTGTTTTGAAATGGAATGCCACCAACTGCAGCGACTGCAAGCCCC ATAAAGAGACTAGGTTGGCAGTGATACTTGGAACAG TTGTACCTGGAGCCTGCATCATACCATTGTTGAGCGTCTTACTTATCTTGTGGAGGCGCAAGAAATCCAAGCATCGTAGCCTTGAAATGAACACTTCTACAGATATTGAGAATGGTGCTTCTTATTTTGGGATCCATGTTTTCTCCTACAAAGAGCTTCAAGAGGCAACAAATAATTTTGATCCTTCTAAACAACTTGGAGAAGGAGGCTTTGGAACCGTCTACTATG GAAAACTACGAGATGGCAGAGATGTTGCAGTGAAGCGATGTTATGAGAAGAGTTACAGGCGTGTGGAGCAATTTATGAATGAAATCCATATCCTCACCCTCCTACGACACCGCAATCTTGTTATACTCTATGGAAGCACTTCTCAACAAAGTGGTGATCTTCTACTTGTTTATGAATACATTTCCAATGGCACGCTTGCTGATCATATCCACGGAGATAAATCAAATTCTGAGCCACTCATATGGCCTGTCCGAATGAACATAGCCATAGAAACTGCAAAAGCATTGTCTTACCTCCATAGATGTGATATCATACACCGTGATGTGAAGACAAACAACATACTTTTAGACAAGAATTTTTGTGTCAAAGTTGCCGATTTTGGGCTCTCAAGGCTGTTCCCTACTGATGTTACTCATGTCTCAACTGCTCCGCAGGGCACACCGGGTTATGTCGATCCAGAGTATCACCAGTGTTACCAACTAACTAGCAAGAGTGATGTTTACAGTTTCGGAGTTGTCCTTGTTGAGCTCATTTCATCACTGCCTGCAGTCGACATAAATAGGCAAAGAAATAGCATTAACTTGGCTAATTTAGCAATAGACAAGATTCAGAAAAGTGCACTTCACGAGTTAATTGATCCGAACCTTGGGCAGGAAACTAGCACTGTAAGGATGACTACTTCAGTGGCAGCATTAGCATTCAGGTGTTTGCAACTCGACAAGGATTTGAGGCCTACAATGGATGAGGTCTTGGAGTGTTTGGAGCAGATTCAAAGTATCGATCTGTCAAAAAATGCAGCTCTACCTTTGCATGAAGGGGACGAAGATGCGTTGTTAAAGGACAGTAGTAAGCTAATGAATTCGCCTGTGGCTGTTACCGATAGATGGAATAGTACATCTACCACACATAGTACCAGCGAGTGA
- the LOC141677765 gene encoding nicotinamide adenine dinucleotide transporter 1, chloroplastic isoform X2, producing MTAGVRSARDIVCDAGAGASAGAIAATIMCPLDVIKTRLQVHGLTELSRSGHKGGIIITSFQNIIRAEGVKGLYRGLSPTLVALLPNWAVYFAVYGNLKTLLHSHDSSGQLTIGANIIAAAGAGAATAIATNPLWVVKTRLQTQGMRPGVVPYKSTLSALRQIFLEEGIRGWYSGLLPSLVGISHVAIQFPAYENIKSYLAKKDNTTTSELSAGKVAIASSLAKIGASVVTYPHEVIRSRLQEQGQVRNLKPQYAGGLDCLKKVIQKDGFSGLYRGCATNLLRTTPSAVITFTAYEMIHQLLDRKLPPDKKHSKACPKAEDCANQSKHLEGTGVGNDLKINRSEITSNKQTPIIPLRTQIK from the exons ATGACCGCCGGCGTCCGAAGCGCTAGAGACATCGTTTGTGACGCCGGCGCTGGTGCTTCAGCTG GTGCTATAGCTGCGACTATTATGTGCCCCCTGGATGTGATCAAGACAAGGTTGCAAGTTCATGGCTTAACTGAATTGTCTCGTTCTGGTCATAAAG GGGGCATCATTATCACCAGCTTTCAAAATATAATACGAGCCGAGGGTGTGAAGGGCTTATATCGTGGACTATCACCAACATTGGTTGCTCTACTTCCAAACTGGGCA GTGTACTTTGCAGTTTACGGGAATCTCAAAACCCTGCTCCATTCACATG ACAGCAGTGGCCAGCTTACGATTGGTGCTAATATTATAGCTGCTGCAGGAGCCGGTGCAGCAACAGCAATTGCAACAAATCCGCTTTGGGTTGTTAAGACTAGGCTTCAG ACACAGGGCATGAGACCTGGCGTGGTTCCTTACAAAAGCACACTTTCGGCCTTGAGACAAATTTTTCTTGAGGAAGGGATTCGGGGATGGTACAG CGGCCTTCTTCCCTCTCTTGTTGGGATAAGCCATGTCGCTATCCAGTTTCCAGCATATGAAAATATAAAATCCTATCTGGCGAAAAAAG ATAATACCACCACCAGTGAGCTAAGTGCTGGTAAAGTCGCAATTGCATCTTCACTTGCTAAAATAGGTGCTTCTGTAGTGACTTACCCGCATGAG GTCATACGATCTAGACTTCAAGAACAAGGACAGGTCAGGAATTTAAAACCACAATATGCTGGTGGCCTTGATTGTCTGAAGAAGGTGATCCAAAAGGATGGCTTTTCTGGTTTATATCGTGGGTGCGCCACCAACTTACTGAGAACAACTCCATCTGCTGTTATTACATTCACCGCGTATGAGATGATACATCAACTTTTGGACCGGAAACTACCTCCGGACAAGAAGCATTCAAAAGCCTGTCCTAAAGCTGAAGATTGTGCGAATCAAAGCAAGCATTTAGAAGGGACTGGTGTAGGAAATGACTTAAAAATAAACAGATCAGAAATCACATCTAACAAGCAGACTCCTATAATACCTTTGAGAACACAGATCAAGTAA